In Rhodanobacter denitrificans, a single window of DNA contains:
- a CDS encoding VOC family protein — MLSKNTICLWYDGTAVDAATFYARTFPGSAVGAVHRAPGDYPAGQQGDVLMVEFTVMGIPCLGMNGGPGVPHTDAFSFQVATDDQAETDRLWHAIIDHGGQASACGWCKDKWGLSWQITPRALIAAVTDPDPAVAKRAFNAMMEMTKIDIAAIEAARRG; from the coding sequence ATGCTCAGCAAGAACACGATCTGCCTTTGGTATGACGGCACCGCCGTGGACGCCGCCACGTTCTATGCCAGGACGTTTCCGGGCAGCGCCGTGGGCGCCGTCCACCGCGCGCCGGGCGACTATCCGGCGGGCCAGCAGGGCGATGTGCTGATGGTGGAGTTCACGGTGATGGGCATCCCCTGCCTTGGCATGAACGGCGGCCCCGGCGTCCCGCACACCGATGCGTTCTCGTTCCAGGTAGCCACCGACGACCAGGCCGAAACCGACCGCCTGTGGCACGCGATCATCGACCACGGCGGCCAGGCCAGCGCCTGCGGCTGGTGCAAGGACAAGTGGGGCCTGTCGTGGCAGATCACCCCGCGCGCGCTGATCGCCGCGGTCACCGACCCGGACCCCGCCGTCGCCAAGCGCGCGTTCAACGCCATGATGGAGATGACGAAGATCGACATCGCGGCGATCGAGGCGGCACGGCGCGGCTGA
- a CDS encoding glutathione S-transferase family protein gives MVPTITAFESSPDRGRGLARDMRVRWALEETGQPYEVRLVSFEAMKNPAHRALHPFGQIPTYEEGELALFESGAIVFHIAERHAGLLPDQANARARAIMWMFAALNTVEPPILELQTAKFAEADQPWTTERLPLIKERIRTRLGELAVRLDEADWLDGGFSAGDLMMVHTLQRLKPSGLLDGYPKLAAYVARGEARPAYQRAFAAQLAVFTGKN, from the coding sequence ATGGTCCCCACCATCACCGCCTTTGAAAGCTCGCCCGATCGCGGCCGCGGCCTCGCGCGCGACATGCGCGTGCGCTGGGCGCTGGAAGAAACGGGTCAGCCTTACGAGGTTCGCCTCGTCTCGTTCGAGGCGATGAAGAACCCCGCGCACCGCGCGCTGCACCCGTTCGGGCAGATTCCCACCTACGAGGAAGGCGAGCTGGCGCTGTTCGAGTCCGGTGCCATCGTGTTCCATATCGCCGAACGCCATGCGGGCCTGCTGCCGGACCAGGCGAATGCGCGGGCGCGCGCCATCATGTGGATGTTCGCCGCGCTCAACACGGTGGAGCCGCCGATCCTCGAACTGCAGACCGCCAAGTTTGCCGAAGCCGACCAGCCATGGACCACCGAACGCCTGCCGCTCATCAAGGAGCGCATCCGCACCCGGCTGGGCGAGCTTGCCGTTCGCCTGGACGAGGCCGACTGGCTCGACGGCGGGTTCAGCGCAGGCGATCTCATGATGGTGCACACGCTGCAGCGGCTGAAGCCCTCGGGCCTGCTGGACGGCTACCCGAAGCTCGCCGCCTACGTCGCCCGCGGCGAAGCGCGGCCGGCCTACCAACGCGCCTTCGCCGCGCAGCTGGCGGTGTTCACCGGGAAGAACTAG
- a CDS encoding chloride channel protein — translation MPRLRLAEPLVMLATVVQWLALSMLTGAVVGVGCSVFLHLLFATEGHVYAVPLGVQMSLLVVGGFANGLLLHYGYRLSRSGYSDSPIVAVNEQRGRMPFRTLWVKPVAALITLGCGGSAGKEGPCSHIGASLAAGIGRVLHLNPELRKRLLACGVSAGFASVFGTPIAGAIYGVEMLAIGRIRHDFLFPGIVAGVTAFQVSKYLGVPYPHYHIAFISDFTELLFLKTVLIGILCGAAAWVFVELLQQARRLFGRLRDRYVLWPPLVPLLGGVVLALLVMVVPSDYLGLSLPIMERALHGETMPYLGFLWKALLVAITLGSGFYGGIVTPQFVIGAVLGGAFAHLLGLAPALGAAVGLVAVVASASNAPIAAILMGIELFGADSTLYVAGACVAAYLIIGHRSVYPAQQIAFSKSSWIFAHTDLPVGQEKTRLSYGLLRWWSKRRRALQGPGRPGAAKGERDR, via the coding sequence ATGCCACGCCTACGCCTTGCCGAACCGCTCGTGATGCTGGCGACCGTGGTGCAGTGGCTGGCGCTGTCGATGCTGACCGGCGCCGTGGTCGGCGTGGGCTGCAGCGTCTTTCTCCACCTGCTGTTCGCCACCGAGGGCCACGTTTACGCCGTGCCGCTGGGGGTGCAGATGAGCCTGCTGGTCGTGGGTGGCTTCGCCAACGGGCTGTTGCTGCATTACGGCTATCGGCTGAGCCGCAGCGGCTACAGTGATTCGCCGATCGTTGCGGTGAACGAGCAACGCGGCAGGATGCCGTTCCGGACCCTGTGGGTGAAGCCGGTCGCCGCGCTGATCACCCTGGGCTGCGGCGGCTCGGCCGGCAAGGAAGGGCCGTGCTCGCACATCGGCGCCAGTCTGGCGGCCGGCATCGGCCGGGTGCTGCACCTGAACCCCGAGCTGCGCAAACGGCTGCTGGCGTGCGGGGTGAGCGCCGGCTTCGCCAGCGTGTTCGGCACCCCGATCGCCGGCGCCATCTACGGCGTGGAGATGCTGGCGATCGGCCGCATCCGCCACGACTTCCTGTTCCCCGGCATCGTGGCCGGCGTCACCGCGTTCCAGGTCAGCAAATACCTGGGCGTGCCCTACCCCCATTACCACATCGCCTTCATCAGCGACTTCACCGAGCTGCTGTTCCTGAAAACCGTGCTGATCGGCATCCTGTGCGGCGCGGCCGCGTGGGTGTTCGTCGAGCTGTTGCAGCAGGCGAGGCGGCTGTTCGGGCGTCTGCGCGATCGCTACGTGCTGTGGCCGCCGCTGGTGCCGCTGCTGGGTGGCGTGGTGCTGGCCCTGCTGGTCATGGTCGTGCCGTCCGATTACCTCGGGCTGAGCCTGCCGATCATGGAACGCGCCCTGCACGGCGAGACGATGCCGTACCTGGGTTTCCTGTGGAAAGCCCTGCTGGTGGCGATCACGCTGGGCTCGGGCTTCTATGGCGGCATCGTGACCCCGCAGTTCGTGATCGGCGCCGTGCTGGGCGGCGCGTTCGCGCACCTGCTGGGGCTGGCACCGGCGCTGGGCGCGGCGGTGGGGCTGGTGGCCGTGGTCGCCTCGGCATCCAACGCGCCGATCGCCGCCATCCTGATGGGCATCGAGCTGTTCGGCGCCGATTCGACGCTGTACGTGGCCGGCGCCTGCGTCGCCGCCTATCTCATCATCGGCCACCGCAGCGTCTACCCCGCCCAGCAGATCGCGTTCAGCAAATCGTCGTGGATCTTCGCCCACACCGATCTGCCGGTCGGCCAGGAGAAGACCCGCCTGTCGTACGGCTTGCTGCGCTGGTGGAGCAAGCGCCGCCGCGCCCTGCAAGGCCCAGGGCGGCCGGGAGCGGCGAAAGGGGAACGTGACCGATGA
- a CDS encoding GNAT family N-acetyltransferase — protein sequence MAQTDAPPGKGWNEKLQDGTTVQIRSIGEQDAELELEFLTHLSPAFRSSRFLGLVRDPTPEVARELTCLDPACAVGFIALVSQRGREHQIGAAQFHVNAAGDSCDASLTVSDEWRKRGVGSFLMRHLIAAARARGMRHMRAYAPSRSGGGDRLAANIGFQRRLDPRDPATVIYDLSLE from the coding sequence ATGGCACAGACCGACGCACCCCCGGGCAAGGGCTGGAACGAGAAGCTGCAGGACGGCACGACCGTGCAGATACGGTCGATCGGCGAGCAGGACGCCGAGCTCGAGCTTGAATTTCTCACCCATCTGTCGCCCGCGTTCCGCAGTTCGCGCTTTCTCGGCCTGGTCCGCGACCCGACGCCGGAGGTGGCGCGCGAGCTCACCTGTCTCGATCCGGCCTGCGCCGTGGGCTTCATCGCCCTGGTCTCGCAGCGGGGACGCGAGCATCAGATCGGCGCCGCGCAGTTTCATGTCAATGCCGCCGGCGACAGCTGCGATGCTTCGCTCACGGTGAGTGACGAATGGCGAAAGCGCGGTGTCGGTTCCTTCCTGATGCGCCACCTGATCGCCGCGGCAAGGGCACGCGGCATGCGGCACATGCGCGCCTATGCCCCGAGCCGATCCGGCGGCGGCGATCGCCTTGCGGCGAACATCGGATTCCAGCGCCGCCTGGATCCGCGGGATCCGGCCACGGTGATCTACGACCTGAGCCTGGAATAG
- a CDS encoding cytochrome-c peroxidase: protein MPSIKLVSLMVLASLATGQAWSQTALMKQAQGLFKPIPANAPPLAGNAATPAKVELGKMLYFEPRLSESHAISCNSCHMVGMGGVDLQETSLGHRWQHGGRNAPTVYNAVFDVAQFWDGRAKDLEQQAGGPLVNPVEMDTTEAHVVEQLKGIPGYAAVFAKAYPAVPDPITFDNVRKAIALFEATLTTPNAPFDRYLKGDEKALDANQQEGLALFINKGCAACHNGINVGGGMYAPFGVVERPGADILPPGDKGRFAVTKTVSDEYVFRVPSLRNIALTAPYFHTGKVWDLRQAVAIMGSSQLGAKLSDEEVGKIEVFLGALTGDQPKVALPILPPSVATTPRPKP, encoded by the coding sequence ATGCCGTCGATCAAGCTGGTTTCACTGATGGTTCTCGCCTCCCTGGCAACAGGCCAGGCATGGTCGCAAACCGCATTGATGAAGCAGGCCCAGGGCCTGTTCAAACCGATACCCGCCAACGCGCCGCCATTGGCGGGCAATGCGGCGACCCCGGCCAAGGTGGAGCTCGGCAAGATGCTGTACTTCGAGCCCCGGCTGTCCGAAAGCCACGCCATCAGCTGCAATTCATGCCACATGGTCGGCATGGGCGGGGTCGACCTGCAGGAGACTTCGCTGGGTCATCGCTGGCAGCATGGCGGTCGCAACGCGCCGACCGTCTACAACGCGGTGTTCGACGTCGCCCAATTCTGGGATGGGCGTGCCAAGGACCTTGAACAGCAGGCCGGCGGTCCGCTGGTCAACCCGGTCGAGATGGACACCACCGAGGCACATGTCGTCGAACAGCTCAAGGGGATTCCCGGCTACGCCGCCGTGTTCGCCAAGGCCTATCCGGCCGTGCCCGATCCGATCACGTTCGACAACGTGCGCAAGGCCATCGCCCTGTTCGAGGCCACCCTGACCACGCCGAACGCGCCGTTCGATCGCTACCTCAAAGGCGACGAGAAAGCACTCGACGCGAACCAGCAGGAAGGCCTGGCGCTGTTCATCAACAAGGGCTGCGCGGCATGCCACAACGGCATCAACGTGGGCGGGGGCATGTACGCCCCGTTCGGCGTGGTCGAGCGGCCCGGTGCCGACATTCTCCCGCCGGGGGACAAGGGGCGCTTCGCGGTGACCAAGACGGTCAGCGACGAATACGTGTTCCGGGTACCCTCGCTGCGCAACATCGCGCTGACCGCGCCCTATTTCCACACGGGCAAGGTGTGGGACCTTCGCCAGGCCGTCGCGATCATGGGCAGCAGCCAGCTCGGCGCTAAGCTGAGCGACGAGGAGGTCGGCAAGATCGAGGTTTTCCTCGGGGCTCTGACCGGCGACCAGCCGAAGGTCGCGCTGCCGATCCTGCCGCCCAGCGTGGCGACCACCCCGCGGCCCAAGCCGTAA
- a CDS encoding cytochrome b — MVVKSSRYHWVVRYAHWLTVLAIVLAYALVDLVDDEGSEGNSPPSLMLQGHYLAGLAVLALLLPRILARLATPVPPIVPAPKTVIAFAAHGLHLALYAFLLVQPILGILQVNYAGQPVSLPWVGWSLPALVGPDHAAHEFVAEVHETLGEVFYWVIGAHIAAALWHHFLVRDNTLRRML; from the coding sequence ATGGTCGTGAAATCGAGCCGCTACCACTGGGTGGTCCGCTACGCACACTGGCTGACCGTGCTGGCCATCGTGCTGGCCTACGCGCTGGTGGACCTTGTCGATGACGAGGGCTCCGAAGGGAATTCCCCGCCCTCGCTGATGCTGCAGGGCCATTACCTGGCCGGGCTGGCGGTACTGGCACTTCTGCTGCCGCGGATCCTCGCGCGGCTCGCCACCCCGGTACCGCCGATCGTGCCGGCGCCGAAGACCGTCATCGCCTTCGCCGCACACGGCCTGCACCTGGCGCTGTATGCGTTTCTGCTGGTGCAGCCGATCCTCGGCATCTTGCAGGTGAACTACGCCGGGCAGCCGGTCAGCTTGCCGTGGGTGGGCTGGAGCCTCCCTGCGCTGGTCGGCCCCGACCACGCGGCACATGAATTCGTCGCCGAGGTCCACGAGACACTCGGCGAGGTGTTCTATTGGGTCATCGGTGCCCACATCGCCGCCGCGCTGTGGCATCAC